One Candidatus Eisenbacteria bacterium DNA segment encodes these proteins:
- a CDS encoding T9SS type A sorting domain-containing protein, which yields MNASPFGRETRATSGFRARAAALLLLSAALASPLAASAFGSAEEKPRFVCLGVREEPAEKARADSSGSRAVFHEFLPLLLDASVGFTDSIYVVRLYRTIAPYLERVLGSPIGIDTLEVRIDTTLVTGAYASGRAVVMPRLGRGLFQDSDGDGSIDEDGYDGIDNDGDGRIDEDPDTSPSWDNMFIHESTHAMQRGLLRAGIVDSWWIEAFAVANEWFVAREAAIDGCSRPLPGGDGGAATAGLDGIEEAGAQVLGGRGRLIDRVESWTCYRNAGGVLLLSGIAQMLASGPSPHPIERLMREMENEIRTPGVRDPWAAVDRAWDAPIDGVFPPSRWIRARPIACPAVRDGSFLALFASGLHGGYDPPSVRILRFDRSGDSRFEMRSCSRPVVLTNTRGESFRVVPKGDLAWIRELSLPPGAYRVEAEETGADGRELRARSWILVPPSSSSSRIAPRGTPVIFIDPNGLPFDPPDLRTNGRIVERVPGGAVIELSGGGTLSLRSGERFLGAVTVPDPLPRTVLVRIGRDKGEGVVAWNPYRGAPGEPIEVSIRRSESALDPGDTELALRLFSGRGRRPEYLPLVPREADPDLLTARFVLPEDAPYVSFSFRGLMSRHGSVWDEAGVLHGYGMRLDEPNGAVLLSARIEGDRLVLVFEKWTNPSRLRLLFGRGGGEWIERPDPPQPIDQGSTVLSWTLHGSSDCDDRFRVWERAYGEERLLVSLQGGGRRAEGGEVTTSSPGPNPSRAGVRWSIRTPRSIAVRFAVYDLRGRRIDGPTEIRLSAGTNEIAWEGRSGERDLPSGIYFLHIEGPGFVESRRVVLLRDR from the coding sequence ATGAACGCTTCGCCATTCGGCCGGGAGACGAGAGCGACCTCCGGATTCCGGGCAAGGGCGGCCGCGCTGCTTCTTCTGTCGGCGGCTCTCGCATCTCCTCTTGCGGCCTCCGCGTTCGGATCCGCGGAAGAGAAGCCCCGCTTCGTCTGTCTCGGCGTTCGCGAGGAGCCGGCGGAAAAGGCGCGAGCCGATTCCTCCGGTTCGCGCGCGGTCTTCCACGAGTTTCTTCCTCTTCTCCTCGACGCGTCCGTCGGTTTCACCGATTCGATCTACGTGGTTCGCCTCTACCGGACGATCGCCCCGTATCTGGAGCGCGTGCTCGGATCTCCGATCGGGATCGACACGCTGGAAGTCCGAATCGACACGACTCTCGTCACCGGAGCGTACGCCTCCGGACGCGCGGTCGTGATGCCCCGGCTCGGCCGCGGCCTCTTCCAAGACTCCGACGGAGACGGATCGATCGACGAGGACGGATACGACGGAATCGACAACGACGGCGACGGACGGATCGACGAGGATCCGGACACCTCGCCCTCCTGGGACAATATGTTTATTCATGAATCGACTCACGCGATGCAGCGTGGACTCCTCCGCGCGGGGATCGTGGATAGCTGGTGGATCGAGGCGTTCGCCGTGGCGAACGAGTGGTTCGTCGCCCGCGAGGCCGCGATCGACGGATGCTCCCGGCCTCTCCCGGGCGGCGACGGGGGCGCGGCCACCGCCGGCCTCGATGGGATCGAGGAGGCGGGCGCGCAGGTCCTCGGCGGGCGCGGCCGGCTGATCGATCGGGTCGAGTCGTGGACCTGCTACCGAAACGCGGGCGGAGTCCTCCTCCTCTCCGGCATCGCGCAGATGCTCGCTTCGGGACCGAGCCCGCATCCGATCGAGCGACTGATGCGCGAGATGGAGAATGAGATCCGGACGCCGGGAGTTCGCGATCCCTGGGCGGCGGTCGACCGCGCCTGGGACGCGCCGATCGACGGCGTCTTCCCGCCGAGCCGATGGATCCGGGCGCGACCGATCGCGTGTCCGGCCGTTCGGGACGGTTCGTTCCTCGCCCTCTTCGCGTCGGGCTTGCACGGCGGCTACGACCCTCCCTCCGTCCGGATCCTCCGCTTCGACCGGAGCGGCGACTCCCGTTTCGAGATGCGCTCATGCTCGCGTCCGGTCGTCCTCACGAACACGAGAGGCGAGTCCTTCCGCGTCGTTCCCAAAGGAGATCTCGCCTGGATCCGCGAGCTTTCCCTCCCCCCCGGCGCCTATCGCGTGGAGGCGGAGGAGACGGGCGCGGACGGACGAGAGCTCCGGGCGCGGAGCTGGATCCTCGTGCCGCCCTCCTCGTCTTCTTCTCGCATCGCCCCCCGAGGAACGCCGGTCATCTTCATCGATCCGAACGGCCTCCCCTTCGATCCGCCCGATCTTCGAACGAATGGGCGCATCGTGGAGCGCGTGCCGGGGGGAGCGGTGATCGAGCTTTCTGGGGGCGGAACCCTCTCGCTCCGGAGCGGAGAGCGATTTCTCGGCGCGGTTACCGTCCCCGATCCGCTCCCGCGGACGGTCCTCGTCCGGATTGGACGCGACAAGGGCGAGGGGGTGGTTGCGTGGAACCCCTACCGCGGCGCGCCCGGGGAGCCGATCGAGGTTTCGATCCGCAGGAGCGAGTCGGCTCTCGATCCGGGCGACACGGAGCTCGCTCTCCGGCTCTTCTCCGGCCGGGGCCGGCGGCCCGAGTACCTCCCTCTCGTCCCCCGCGAGGCGGATCCCGATCTTCTCACCGCGCGTTTCGTCCTTCCGGAGGACGCGCCCTACGTCTCGTTCTCCTTCCGCGGTCTCATGTCCAGACATGGGAGCGTCTGGGATGAGGCCGGGGTTCTTCACGGCTACGGGATGCGGCTCGACGAACCGAACGGCGCGGTGCTCCTTTCCGCGCGCATCGAGGGGGATCGTCTCGTCCTCGTTTTCGAGAAGTGGACGAACCCGTCCCGCCTGCGGCTTCTCTTCGGACGCGGCGGCGGCGAGTGGATCGAACGCCCCGACCCGCCGCAGCCGATTGACCAGGGCTCGACAGTTCTTTCATGGACTCTTCATGGTTCCAGTGATTGCGACGACAGGTTCAGGGTTTGGGAGCGCGCGTACGGAGAGGAACGGCTCCTCGTTTCCCTACAAGGGGGCGGGCGGAGAGCGGAGGGCGGGGAGGTAACGACCTCTTCTCCCGGACCGAACCCGAGCCGCGCCGGAGTCCGCTGGTCGATCCGGACACCGCGATCGATCGCTGTTCGCTTCGCGGTCTATGATCTAAGGGGGAGGAGAATCGACGGACCCACAGAGATCCGGCTCTCCGCGGGAACGAACGAGATCGCATGGGAAGGACGGTCCGGAGAGCGCGACCTTCCCTCGGGAATCTACTTCCTACATATCGAAGGCCCGGGGTTCGTCGAGAGCCGCCGGGTGGTTCTTCTCAGGGATCGCTGA